A region from the Bactrocera dorsalis isolate Fly_Bdor chromosome 1, ASM2337382v1, whole genome shotgun sequence genome encodes:
- the LOC125780357 gene encoding tigger transposable element-derived protein 6-like: MAANVKFLAKVMAGNKRKTLSIKEKLKVIAESKTISKPELCSKYGCSSSTLNKILRNAGEIANKSSTRKLSAKRMRQGKEAQVEQALMIWFNQLRSSGAVISSNLMLEKAKQLAVKLKKDFTPTQGWLWRLQKRNGIQLRNIHGEERSTDKENAEIFLSTTLPHIIANYDQVNIFNADESALFFKALPQKTLTHKGQTVKGFKTSKDRLTLLFICNATGEFKEVIVIGKSKSPRCFKNKVLPLKYYSNKKAWMTQEIWGKVLNKLDTQMREQNRKIVLLVDNAACHKISDTLTNINLQFLPPNTTAITQPLDQGIIHCFKAYYRQSIIRKQVAAIERGQTVAEFEKSLNIFQVIHMIKHSFWMVKPESIQNCFKKAKFITTPTDQQFEDTSAEVEKIVKSLAGANTQSSFETYIVCDDDIVCYGNWTDEEIVSSIVDTEADPLQIDNDGSEDEEETEEVLKTASLAEVLHCIHSLRAHFLPKNKYIAEIESMEGDILHNEMSFQTKITNWFFKRNF; encoded by the exons ATGGCggcaaatgtaaaatttttggcaaaagt gaTGGCTGGTAACAAAAGAAAGACGCTTTCCATAAAGGAGAAACTTAAAGTTATCGCTGAAAGTAAAACCATATCAAAACCTGAACTGTGTTCCAAATATGGGTGCTCTTCAAGtacactaaataaaattttaagaaacgcAGGCGAAATTGCTAACAAATCGTCCACGCGCAAATTGTCTGCAAAAAGAATGAGGCAAGGTAAAGAAGCCCAGGTGGAGCAGGCGTTAATGATATGGTTTAATCAACTGAGATCCTCTGGAGCAGTAATCTCTTCAAACTTAATGCTGGAAAAAGCCAAGCAGCTTGCAGTGAAgctaaaaaaagattttacgCCAACGCAAGGATGGCTCTGGCGATTACAGAAGCGCAATGGCATTCAGTTAAGAAATATTCACGGCGAAGAACGCTCCACTGATAAGGAAAATGCAGAAATATTTCTGAGCACAACTCTTCCACATATTATAGCGAACTATGATCAGgtgaatattttcaatgcaGACGAAAGTGCCTTGTTCTTTAAAGCATTGCCGCAAAAAACGCTTACACATAAGGGACAAACAGTGAAAGGGTTCAAGACCTCTAAGGACCGGCTAACGCTTCTTTTTATTTGCAATGCCACGGGAGAATTTAAGGAAGTCATTGTCATTGGAAAGTCAAAGAGTCCGCGatgctttaaaaataaagttttgccatTAAAGTATTACTCTAACAAGAAAGCGTGGATGACGCAGGAGATTTGGggtaaagttttaaataagttGGATACACAAATGAGAGAACAGAATCGAAAAATTGTTCTGCTGGTTGACAATGCGGCTTGTCATAAGATTTCTGACACTTTGACAAACATTAACCTTCAGTTTTTGCCACCAAATACAACTGCAATAACTCAGCCTCTGGATCAAGGAATTATCCACTGTTTTAAGGCGTACTATAGGCAAAGTATTATTCGGAAACAGGTTGCTGCAATTGAACGCGGACAAACAGTGGctgaatttgaaaaatcactCAATATATTTCAAGTTATTCATATGATTAAACATAGCTTTTGGATGGTGAAACCTGAATCAATTCAAAACTGTTTCAAAAAG gcAAAATTTATAACTACACCCACTGATCAGCAATTTGAAGATACAAGTGCTGAAGTAGAAAAAATCGTTAAGAGCCTGGCAGGTGCAAATACACAAAGCTCATTTGaaacatatattgtatgtgatGACGACATTGTGTGCTATGGCAATTGGACTGATGAGGAAATTGTCAGTTCCATTGTTGATACAGAAGCAGATCCACTGCAAATTGATAACGACGGGTCTGAAGATGAAGAGGAGACTGAGGAAGTGTTAAAAACAGCGTCACTTGCAGAAGTTCTGCATTGTATTCACAGCCTCAGAGCCCACTTCctgccaaaaaataaatacattgctGAAATAGAAAGCATGGAAGGAGACATTCTCCATAATGAGATGTCTTTccaaactaaaataacaaattggTTTTTTAAACGTAATTTTTAA